One Paraburkholderia agricolaris genomic region harbors:
- the murC gene encoding UDP-N-acetylmuramate--L-alanine ligase yields the protein MKHIVKHIHFVGIGGVGMSGIAEVLVNLGYQVSGSDLSSNAITDRLAALGARIAIGHAAENIEGANAVVVSTAVRSDNPEVLAARHRRIPIVPRAVMLAELMRLKQGIAIAGTHGKTTTTSLVASVLAAGGLDPTFVIGGRLISAGANARLGTGDFIVAEADESDASFLNLFPVIEVITNIDADHMDTYGHDFARLKQAFIEFTHRLPFYGIAVLCVDDPNVKEILPFVSKPIIRYGFAPDAQVRAVNVEARGGKMHFTAMREDAAPLDIVLNLPGEHNVQNALAAIAIATELEVKDADIQRALADFNGVGRRFQRYGEVPVVSEGKAAGTYTLVDDYGHHPVEMAATVAAARGAFPGRRLVLAFQPHRFTRTRDCFEDFVKVLSTVDALVLTEVYSAGEAPIVAADGRALARALRVAGKVEPVFVDTVDEVPDALSAVVRDGDVVITMGAGSIGGVPGRLAQETKV from the coding sequence ATGAAACACATCGTCAAACATATTCACTTTGTCGGCATCGGCGGTGTCGGCATGAGCGGCATCGCGGAGGTGCTGGTCAACCTCGGCTATCAGGTGAGCGGCTCGGACCTGTCGAGCAACGCGATCACCGATCGCCTCGCCGCGCTCGGCGCGCGTATCGCGATTGGCCACGCGGCAGAGAACATTGAAGGCGCGAACGCCGTGGTCGTTTCCACCGCGGTGCGCAGTGACAACCCGGAAGTGCTGGCCGCGCGTCATCGCCGCATTCCGATCGTGCCGCGCGCCGTGATGCTCGCGGAACTGATGCGTCTGAAGCAGGGCATCGCGATTGCCGGCACGCACGGCAAGACCACGACCACCTCGCTGGTGGCGAGCGTGCTGGCGGCGGGCGGGCTCGATCCGACGTTCGTGATCGGTGGGCGCCTGATCAGCGCGGGCGCGAATGCGCGTCTGGGGACGGGCGATTTCATCGTCGCCGAAGCGGACGAGTCGGACGCGTCGTTCCTGAATCTGTTCCCGGTGATCGAGGTCATCACGAATATCGACGCCGATCACATGGACACTTACGGGCACGACTTCGCGCGCCTGAAGCAGGCATTCATCGAATTCACGCACCGTTTGCCGTTCTATGGAATCGCGGTGCTGTGCGTCGACGATCCGAACGTGAAGGAAATCCTGCCGTTCGTGTCGAAGCCGATCATCCGCTATGGCTTCGCGCCGGACGCGCAGGTGCGCGCGGTCAACGTCGAAGCGCGTGGCGGCAAGATGCACTTCACCGCAATGCGTGAGGACGCGGCTCCGCTCGACATCGTGCTGAATCTGCCGGGCGAGCACAACGTGCAGAACGCGTTGGCCGCGATCGCGATTGCGACTGAACTTGAAGTGAAAGATGCCGATATCCAGCGAGCGCTCGCGGATTTCAACGGCGTGGGCCGCCGCTTCCAGCGTTACGGCGAAGTGCCGGTCGTGTCGGAAGGCAAAGCAGCCGGCACGTACACGCTGGTCGACGACTACGGTCATCACCCGGTGGAAATGGCGGCGACGGTCGCGGCGGCGCGTGGCGCGTTTCCGGGGCGGCGTCTGGTGCTGGCATTCCAGCCGCACCGCTTCACGCGCACGCGCGATTGCTTCGAAGATTTTGTGAAGGTGCTGTCGACCGTCGACGCGCTGGTGCTGACCGAAGTCTATTCGGCCGGTGAAGCGCCGATCGTCGCCGCGGACGGCCGCGCCTTGGCGCGCGCGCTGCGCGTGGCGGGCAAGGTCGAGCCGGTGTTTGTCGATACGGTGGATGAAGTGCCGGACGCGCTCTCAGCAGTGGTTCGCGACGGCGATGTGGTGATCACGATGGGCGCGGGTTCGATCGGCGGTGTGCCGGGACGCCTCGCGCAAGAAACGAAGGTATGA
- the murG gene encoding undecaprenyldiphospho-muramoylpentapeptide beta-N-acetylglucosaminyltransferase yields MTSMQQRTLMVMAGGTGGHVFPGLAVAHLMQAWGWKVVWLGNPAGMEATLVPKHGIPMEYVRFGGLRGKGLKTKLMLPLNLLRACSQSLSVLRRVKPDVVLGMGGYITFPAGLMTALSGRPLVLHEQNSIAGLANKVLAKVAKRVLVAFPNALPHGEWTGNPIRAELARAIAPKARYAARSGPLNVLVVGGSLGAAALNEVVPRAVALLAPNERPRIVHQAGAKHIEALRENYAAAALQAGADVELVPFIDDMTNAYANADLVICRSGAMTVSEIAAVGVAAFFVPFPFAVDDHQTTNAAFLADNGAALVVQQRDLSAQKLADWLRSQTRETLAEMAERSRSLAKPDATEQVAKICATVAGSISGASPEGKQ; encoded by the coding sequence ATGACCTCCATGCAGCAACGCACGTTGATGGTGATGGCCGGTGGCACCGGGGGACACGTGTTCCCGGGGCTCGCGGTCGCGCACCTGATGCAGGCGTGGGGCTGGAAGGTCGTATGGCTCGGCAATCCCGCGGGCATGGAAGCGACGTTGGTGCCGAAACACGGCATCCCGATGGAATACGTGCGCTTCGGCGGGCTGCGCGGCAAGGGCCTGAAGACCAAGCTGATGTTGCCGCTGAATCTGCTGCGCGCCTGCTCGCAAAGCCTGAGTGTGTTGCGTCGCGTGAAGCCCGACGTCGTGCTGGGCATGGGTGGTTACATCACGTTCCCGGCGGGTTTGATGACCGCGTTGAGCGGGCGTCCGCTGGTGCTGCATGAGCAGAATTCGATCGCGGGTCTCGCTAACAAGGTGCTTGCGAAAGTCGCGAAACGTGTACTGGTTGCATTCCCGAATGCGCTGCCGCACGGCGAATGGACCGGAAACCCGATTCGTGCGGAACTTGCGCGCGCAATTGCACCCAAAGCACGCTACGCAGCGCGCAGCGGTCCGCTGAATGTGCTGGTGGTGGGCGGCAGCCTGGGCGCAGCGGCGTTGAACGAAGTGGTGCCGCGCGCGGTTGCGCTGCTGGCGCCGAATGAACGTCCGCGCATCGTGCATCAGGCGGGCGCGAAGCATATTGAAGCGCTGCGTGAGAACTACGCGGCGGCGGCCCTGCAAGCGGGCGCCGATGTAGAGCTCGTGCCTTTCATCGACGACATGACGAACGCGTACGCGAACGCGGATCTGGTGATCTGCCGTTCGGGCGCGATGACGGTGTCGGAGATTGCGGCAGTTGGGGTGGCGGCATTCTTCGTGCCGTTCCCGTTTGCAGTAGACGATCACCAAACCACTAATGCAGCGTTCCTCGCCGACAACGGCGCGGCGCTGGTCGTGCAGCAACGCGATCTGTCGGCGCAGAAACTCGCCGACTGGTTGCGCAGCCAGACGCGAGAGACTCTCGCGGAAATGGCGGAGCGTTCGCGCTCGCTCGCGAAACCCGACGCCACGGAACAGGTCGCGAAGATTTGCGCGACTGTGGCGGGTTCGATTTCGGGCGCGAGCCCAGAAGGAAAGCAATGA
- the ftsW gene encoding putative lipid II flippase FtsW, whose product MSWSERFGSRLAGSRAGNGSGDAATTGRSAGRAGGSGLSSAVNGVRPLRSRMLDYDHSLLWVVVALLGLGVVMVYSASIAMPDSPKYASYRDYAFLVRQLVFVVMGSVIGVVAFRVPISTWDKYAPKLFLISLAALVIVLIPHVGKGVNGARRWIPLGITNMQPSEIMKLAVTIYAANYTVRKQEYMHSFAKGFLPMAVAVGLVGALLLLEPDMGAFMVIAAIAMGVLFLGGVNGKLFGGLVATAVGTFSLLVWASPWRRERIFAYLDPWDDRYAQGKAYQLTHSLIAFGRGEWFGVGLGGSVEKLNYLPEAHTDFILAVIGEELGFVGVLVVILMFYWIVRRSFEIGRQALALDRTFAGLVAKGIGIWFGAQTFINMGVNLGLLPTKGLTLPLVSYGGSGILLNCVAVAVLMRVDYENRVLMRGGKV is encoded by the coding sequence ATGAGCTGGTCGGAACGCTTCGGTTCGCGCCTCGCCGGCTCCCGTGCCGGCAATGGCAGTGGCGATGCCGCGACCACGGGCCGCAGCGCGGGTCGTGCTGGTGGCAGCGGTCTTTCGAGCGCGGTGAACGGCGTGCGTCCGCTGCGCTCGCGGATGCTCGACTACGATCATTCGTTGCTGTGGGTGGTGGTCGCCTTGCTCGGGCTGGGTGTCGTCATGGTGTATTCGGCGTCGATCGCCATGCCCGATTCGCCGAAGTACGCGTCATACCGTGACTACGCATTCCTCGTGCGCCAGCTTGTTTTTGTGGTGATGGGCTCGGTGATCGGCGTCGTGGCGTTCCGCGTTCCGATCTCGACGTGGGATAAGTACGCACCGAAGCTCTTCCTGATTTCGCTGGCGGCTCTGGTGATCGTGCTGATCCCGCACGTCGGCAAGGGCGTGAATGGTGCGCGCCGCTGGATTCCGCTCGGCATCACGAACATGCAGCCGTCGGAAATCATGAAGCTGGCCGTGACGATTTACGCGGCGAACTACACGGTGCGCAAGCAGGAATACATGCACAGCTTCGCCAAGGGCTTTCTGCCGATGGCGGTGGCGGTGGGTCTCGTCGGCGCGTTGCTGCTGCTCGAACCGGACATGGGCGCGTTTATGGTGATCGCCGCGATCGCGATGGGCGTGCTGTTCCTCGGCGGCGTGAACGGCAAGCTGTTCGGCGGCCTGGTGGCCACCGCGGTCGGCACGTTCAGCTTGCTGGTGTGGGCGTCGCCATGGCGGCGTGAGCGGATTTTCGCCTACCTCGATCCGTGGGACGACCGTTACGCGCAGGGCAAGGCTTATCAATTGACGCACTCGCTGATCGCGTTCGGGCGCGGCGAATGGTTTGGCGTGGGCTTGGGCGGCAGCGTCGAGAAGCTCAACTATCTGCCGGAAGCGCATACCGACTTCATCCTGGCGGTGATCGGCGAGGAACTCGGTTTTGTCGGCGTGCTGGTCGTGATCCTGATGTTTTACTGGATCGTGCGCCGCTCGTTCGAGATCGGCCGTCAGGCGCTTGCACTCGACCGCACCTTTGCCGGGCTGGTCGCGAAGGGCATCGGTATCTGGTTCGGCGCGCAGACCTTCATCAACATGGGTGTGAACCTCGGCCTGCTGCCGACGAAAGGTTTGACGTTGCCGCTCGTCAGCTACGGCGGTTCGGGCATCTTGCTGAATTGCGTAGCGGTCGCGGTGCTGATGCGCGTGGATTACGAGAACCGGGTGCTCATGCGTGGAGGGAAAGTATGA
- the murD gene encoding UDP-N-acetylmuramoyl-L-alanine--D-glutamate ligase, which produces MFGEKFRDRQKPMVLVLGLGESGLAMARWCARHGCRLRVADTREVPPNLSALEAHSIDADFVGGPFSLSLLEGVELVAISPGLSPLAADLLPLISAAREQDIPVWGELEFFAQALKTLGESGYAPKVIAITGTNGKTTTTSLTGLLCERAGKKVAVAGNISPAALDKLSEAIDNTALPDVWVLELSSFQLETAHTFSPDAAVVLNITQDHLDWHGGLDAYAAAKGRIFGPQTVRVLNRDDSRVMALAPSADSDTAMITFGVTEPKNDGDYGLLRENGMIWLVEAHDRDASDEPAPTRRRKNEVAAPKNIALKRLMPADALRIRGLHNAANALAAYGLARAIALPGAPLLHGLREYRGEPHRVELIASIEGIDYVDDSKGTNVGATVAALDGLAQRAVLIAGGDGKGQDFEPLAAPVMRWCRAVMLIGRDAPQIRAALEDTGIAMTDHATLEEATRAATALAQPGDAVLLSPACASFDMFKGYAHRAAVFRSTVEEIAAERGTMI; this is translated from the coding sequence ATGTTTGGCGAGAAGTTTCGGGATCGGCAAAAGCCGATGGTGCTCGTGCTGGGACTCGGTGAATCCGGTCTCGCGATGGCGCGCTGGTGCGCGCGGCACGGCTGTCGGCTGCGTGTGGCCGATACGCGTGAGGTGCCGCCGAACCTGTCCGCACTGGAAGCGCACAGCATTGATGCCGACTTCGTCGGCGGCCCGTTCTCGCTGTCATTGCTCGAAGGCGTGGAACTCGTGGCGATCAGCCCGGGTTTGTCGCCGCTCGCCGCTGATTTGCTGCCGCTGATCTCGGCCGCGCGCGAGCAGGATATCCCCGTATGGGGCGAACTCGAATTCTTCGCGCAAGCGCTGAAGACGCTCGGCGAAAGCGGTTACGCGCCGAAGGTGATTGCGATCACCGGTACTAACGGCAAGACCACGACGACGAGCCTCACCGGCCTGCTGTGCGAACGCGCCGGCAAGAAGGTGGCGGTGGCGGGCAACATCAGCCCGGCTGCACTGGACAAACTCAGCGAGGCAATCGACAACACGGCGCTGCCCGACGTGTGGGTGTTGGAACTGTCGAGCTTCCAGCTGGAAACCGCGCATACCTTTTCTCCAGACGCAGCCGTCGTGCTGAACATCACGCAGGATCACCTGGATTGGCACGGCGGCCTCGATGCGTACGCCGCCGCGAAGGGGCGCATTTTCGGACCGCAAACCGTGCGTGTGCTGAACCGCGACGACTCTCGCGTGATGGCGCTGGCGCCTTCGGCCGATTCCGACACAGCGATGATCACTTTTGGCGTCACCGAGCCGAAAAACGACGGTGACTACGGTCTGTTGCGCGAGAACGGCATGATCTGGCTGGTCGAAGCGCACGATCGCGACGCCAGCGACGAACCCGCGCCGACGCGCCGCCGCAAAAACGAAGTGGCGGCACCCAAGAATATCGCGCTCAAACGCCTGATGCCGGCCGACGCGTTGCGTATCCGCGGTCTGCACAATGCGGCCAATGCATTGGCCGCGTATGGCCTCGCGCGCGCGATCGCTCTGCCCGGCGCGCCGCTCCTGCACGGCCTGCGCGAATATCGCGGCGAGCCGCATCGCGTGGAATTGATCGCGTCGATCGAAGGTATCGATTATGTCGACGACAGCAAGGGCACCAACGTGGGCGCGACAGTTGCCGCGCTCGATGGTCTCGCGCAACGCGCGGTGCTGATCGCCGGCGGCGACGGCAAGGGTCAGGATTTCGAACCGCTCGCGGCACCGGTAATGCGTTGGTGCCGCGCCGTGATGCTGATCGGCCGCGACGCACCACAGATTCGCGCCGCGCTGGAAGACACCGGCATTGCAATGACCGACCACGCGACGCTCGAAGAAGCGACGCGGGCCGCCACCGCATTGGCGCAGCCCGGCGACGCCGTGCTGCTGTCGCCGGCTTGCGCGAGCTTCGACATGTTCAAGGGTTACGCACATCGCGCAGCGGTGTTCCGCAGCACGGTGGAAGAGATCGCGGCTGAACGGGGGACGATGATATGA
- the mraY gene encoding phospho-N-acetylmuramoyl-pentapeptide-transferase: protein MLLALAQWLQNDASFLRVFSYLTFRAVMATITALLIGLVCGPAVIRKLTAMKVGQAVRKDGPQTHLVKSGTPTMGGVLILLGIAVSTLLWADLTNRFIWIVMLVTFGFGVIGWVDDYRKVVHKDPRGMSSREKYFWQSVIGLFAAVYLAFSVSEASNVRVFDLFMAWVRSGLSMGLPARADLMLPFVKSISYPLGVWGFIVLTYLVIVGASNAVNLTDGLDGLVIMPVVLVGASLGVFAYVMGSSVYSKYLLFPHIAGAGELLIFCSAMGGAGLAFLWFNTHPAQMFMGDVGALALGGALGTVAVIVRQEIVLFIMGGIFVAETLSVMLQVTWFKFTKRRFGEGRRLFKMAPLHHHFELSGWKETQVVVRFWIITLMLCLFGLSTLKLR from the coding sequence ATGCTACTGGCGCTGGCGCAATGGCTGCAGAATGACGCAAGCTTCTTGCGCGTGTTCAGTTATCTGACATTCCGTGCGGTGATGGCCACCATCACCGCGCTGCTGATCGGGCTCGTCTGTGGCCCGGCGGTGATTCGCAAGCTGACCGCGATGAAGGTCGGCCAGGCCGTCCGTAAAGACGGTCCGCAAACGCACCTCGTCAAATCCGGTACGCCGACCATGGGTGGCGTACTGATTCTGCTCGGTATCGCGGTGTCGACGTTGTTGTGGGCCGATCTGACCAACCGCTTCATCTGGATCGTGATGCTGGTCACGTTCGGCTTTGGCGTGATCGGCTGGGTCGACGATTACCGCAAGGTGGTCCATAAAGACCCGCGCGGGATGTCGTCGCGCGAAAAGTATTTCTGGCAGTCGGTGATCGGCCTGTTCGCGGCGGTGTATCTCGCCTTCAGCGTGTCTGAAGCGAGCAACGTGCGCGTGTTCGACCTATTCATGGCGTGGGTGCGCAGCGGCCTGTCGATGGGCTTGCCGGCGCGTGCCGACCTGATGTTGCCGTTCGTCAAATCGATCAGCTATCCGCTGGGCGTATGGGGCTTCATCGTGCTGACGTATCTGGTGATTGTCGGTGCGAGCAATGCGGTGAATCTCACGGACGGTCTCGACGGTCTCGTGATCATGCCGGTCGTGCTGGTCGGCGCGTCGCTCGGTGTGTTCGCCTATGTGATGGGTAGCTCGGTCTATTCGAAATACTTGCTGTTTCCGCACATCGCCGGTGCGGGCGAATTGCTGATCTTCTGTTCGGCAATGGGCGGGGCAGGGCTCGCGTTCCTCTGGTTCAACACGCACCCGGCGCAGATGTTCATGGGCGACGTCGGTGCTCTCGCCCTGGGTGGCGCGCTCGGCACGGTCGCGGTGATCGTCCGTCAGGAAATCGTGCTCTTCATCATGGGCGGCATTTTCGTCGCGGAGACGCTCTCCGTGATGTTGCAGGTGACGTGGTTCAAATTTACCAAACGCCGCTTCGGCGAAGGGCGGCGCCTCTTCAAGATGGCGCCGCTGCATCACCATTTTGAATTGTCGGGCTGGAAGGAAACGCAGGTGGTCGTGCGTTTCTGGATCATCACGTTGATGCTGTGTCTGTTCGGTTTGTCCACGCTCAAGTTGCGTTAA
- a CDS encoding UDP-N-acetylmuramoyl-tripeptide--D-alanyl-D-alanine ligase, which translates to MSMFSLREAAALIPGATVLGGESVTFERVSTDSRSAGPGDLFVAIKGERFDAHDFLREVASRNVTAVLLTRAPDNWHVPALRVADTRVALGALARGWRRKFSLPLVAVTGSNGKTTVKEMIASIFAAAVGADARLATAGNFNNDIGLPLTLFRLHAAHQLAVVELGMNHPGETSLLAKIAEPTVAVVNNAQREHQEFMATVEAVALEHASVIHALTPEGVAVFPADDAYASIWRVAATGNRIVDFALNNAGRVTEAAVTGTFEGNVLSIDTPEGHVDVTLQVLGDHNAHNALAATSAALAAGVSLDAIKRGLESFGAVKGRLQVKRAVLGTLAGATVIDDTYNANPDSMRAAIDVLASRESPRVLVMGDMGEVGDHGPAFHREIGAYAKERGIDALYAMGHASRDACTAYGPGAHHVADIDTLVAQLQQAGFGPAATLLVKGSRFMQMERVVDAVTSPQPNAAGNTPAAH; encoded by the coding sequence ATGAGCATGTTCTCGCTGCGTGAAGCCGCCGCGCTGATTCCCGGCGCAACCGTGCTCGGCGGCGAAAGCGTCACGTTCGAACGCGTTTCGACCGATAGCCGTAGCGCGGGTCCGGGCGACCTGTTTGTCGCGATCAAGGGTGAGCGTTTCGACGCGCACGATTTCCTGCGGGAAGTCGCGTCGCGCAACGTGACGGCCGTGCTACTGACGCGCGCGCCTGACAATTGGCATGTGCCGGCATTGCGCGTAGCCGATACGCGTGTCGCGCTCGGCGCGCTGGCACGCGGCTGGCGGCGTAAATTCAGCTTGCCCCTCGTGGCCGTGACTGGCAGCAATGGGAAGACGACGGTCAAGGAAATGATCGCGTCGATTTTCGCCGCCGCGGTTGGCGCGGATGCACGCCTCGCGACCGCCGGCAACTTCAACAACGATATCGGCTTGCCGTTGACGCTGTTCCGTCTGCACGCCGCGCATCAACTGGCTGTGGTCGAACTCGGCATGAACCATCCGGGCGAGACCTCGTTGCTCGCGAAGATCGCCGAGCCGACGGTCGCCGTGGTGAACAACGCGCAGCGCGAGCATCAGGAATTCATGGCGACGGTTGAAGCCGTCGCGCTCGAACATGCGAGCGTGATTCACGCGTTGACGCCGGAAGGGGTCGCTGTATTCCCCGCCGACGATGCCTACGCGAGCATCTGGCGCGTCGCGGCAACCGGCAACCGCATCGTCGATTTCGCTTTGAATAACGCCGGGCGCGTGACTGAAGCCGCTGTAACGGGCACGTTCGAAGGCAACGTGTTGAGCATCGACACGCCGGAAGGCCACGTCGATGTGACGCTGCAAGTACTCGGCGACCACAACGCGCACAACGCGCTGGCCGCGACGTCGGCCGCGCTTGCAGCAGGCGTGTCGCTCGACGCGATCAAGCGTGGTCTCGAATCGTTCGGCGCCGTGAAAGGCCGTTTGCAGGTGAAGCGCGCAGTGCTCGGCACACTAGCCGGCGCAACCGTGATCGACGACACCTACAACGCGAATCCCGACTCGATGCGTGCGGCGATCGACGTGCTTGCGTCGCGCGAATCGCCGCGAGTGCTGGTAATGGGCGACATGGGCGAAGTCGGCGACCACGGTCCGGCGTTTCACCGCGAAATCGGCGCCTACGCAAAGGAACGCGGTATCGACGCGCTGTACGCCATGGGCCACGCCTCGCGTGACGCCTGCACCGCGTACGGCCCAGGCGCGCATCACGTGGCCGATATCGACACGCTGGTCGCGCAATTGCAGCAAGCCGGTTTTGGCCCCGCTGCAACGCTTCTCGTGAAAGGCTCGCGCTTCATGCAAATGGAGCGCGTGGTGGACGCCGTAACGAGTCCACAACCCAACGCAGCGGGCAATACGCCCGCTGCACATTGA
- a CDS encoding UDP-N-acetylmuramoyl-L-alanyl-D-glutamate--2,6-diaminopimelate ligase, producing MSALRKKHPAHRQIADALNWLHARVQPGAHLHADTRTVAAGDAFFAYAVDGADNRPFISSAIERGAAAVLVQPEGFSDAIDPSTTLAVPALNELAGSIASAWYKDPSDGMLTVGITGTNGKTSCSQWISAALTALGKRCAIIGTLGTGLPGQLVHTGFTTPDAPQLQRSLAQLRDAGAAAVAMEVSSHALHQGRVNGTAFDIAVFTNLTQDHLDYHGTFEAYEAAKARLFAWPELRAAVINRDDAAGRRLLASTKGHARTIAYGLDETLKDAPQADALLLASNVRATATGTAFHLATSDWGNAEVEVQTLGAFNVSNLLGVLGALLAADVPFDAALAELAKLEPVNGRMQRLGGRAQSDEPLVVIDYAHTPDALEKTLEALRPMAAARGGELICMFGCGGDRDATKRPLMGAIAERLADGVVVTSDNPRSEDPQSIIEQITAGMQDASKVRRIEDRASAILQAIRGAAREDVIVLAGKGHEATQEIMGKKRAFSDQDHARLALAARATHARGGGE from the coding sequence ATGAGCGCGCTGCGCAAGAAGCATCCAGCGCACCGGCAGATCGCCGACGCACTCAACTGGCTGCACGCGCGCGTGCAGCCAGGCGCGCATCTGCACGCCGACACGCGCACGGTCGCAGCGGGCGACGCGTTTTTCGCCTACGCGGTCGATGGCGCGGACAACCGCCCGTTCATCAGCAGCGCGATCGAGCGTGGTGCAGCAGCCGTGCTGGTTCAGCCCGAAGGCTTTAGCGACGCGATCGATCCGTCCACCACGCTGGCTGTGCCGGCGCTGAACGAACTCGCCGGTTCGATTGCGAGCGCCTGGTATAAGGATCCGAGCGACGGCATGCTGACCGTCGGCATCACCGGCACCAACGGCAAGACGTCTTGCAGCCAATGGATTTCCGCGGCGCTAACGGCGCTCGGCAAGCGCTGCGCGATCATCGGTACGCTTGGCACCGGTCTGCCGGGTCAACTCGTGCATACCGGTTTCACGACGCCTGACGCGCCGCAATTGCAGCGCAGTCTCGCGCAGTTGCGCGACGCCGGCGCAGCGGCGGTGGCAATGGAAGTGTCGTCGCACGCGTTGCATCAGGGCCGTGTGAACGGCACGGCGTTCGACATCGCCGTGTTCACGAATCTCACGCAAGACCACCTCGATTATCACGGCACGTTCGAAGCCTACGAAGCCGCCAAAGCGCGTCTGTTCGCATGGCCGGAATTGCGCGCCGCGGTGATCAACCGTGACGATGCGGCCGGTCGGCGCCTGCTCGCGAGCACGAAGGGTCATGCCCGCACGATCGCTTACGGCCTCGACGAAACGCTCAAGGATGCGCCGCAAGCCGACGCGTTGCTGCTCGCCTCGAATGTGCGCGCCACCGCGACCGGCACCGCGTTTCATCTGGCCACGTCGGACTGGGGCAATGCCGAAGTCGAAGTGCAAACGCTCGGCGCCTTCAACGTCAGCAATCTGCTCGGCGTGCTCGGCGCTTTGCTTGCAGCCGACGTGCCCTTCGATGCAGCGCTTGCCGAACTGGCAAAGCTCGAACCGGTCAATGGCCGCATGCAACGTCTCGGCGGCCGCGCGCAAAGCGACGAGCCGCTCGTCGTGATCGATTACGCGCACACGCCGGATGCACTGGAAAAGACCCTGGAAGCGTTGCGCCCGATGGCGGCCGCGCGCGGCGGGGAACTGATCTGCATGTTCGGCTGCGGCGGCGACCGCGACGCGACCAAGCGTCCGCTGATGGGTGCAATCGCCGAGCGGCTCGCCGACGGCGTTGTCGTGACCAGCGACAACCCACGCAGCGAAGATCCGCAATCGATCATCGAGCAGATTACCGCAGGCATGCAAGACGCGTCGAAGGTCCGCCGCATCGAGGACCGCGCAAGCGCAATCCTGCAAGCGATCCGCGGCGCCGCGCGCGAAGACGTCATCGTGCTGGCCGGCAAGGGGCACGAAGCAACACAGGAAATCATGGGTAAGAAACGCGCTTTCTCCGATCAGGATCACGCTCGCCTTGCGCTCGCCGCACGGGCGACGCACGCACGCGGAGGTGGCGAATGA